One window of Robiginitalea biformata HTCC2501 genomic DNA carries:
- a CDS encoding acyltransferase family protein, whose protein sequence is MNATRRYDLDWLRVGVFALLIFYHVGMFFVPWGWHLKNDVIYPELRWPMLFVNQWRLPILFVISGMGTYFAYSYRTPGRYALERLGRLGIPLVFGMLVIVPPQVYTERLAAGAFQGSYWEFLAGPAFSGVYPEGNISWHHLWFLPYLLLFSLVLARPFRRLRDRPGRLVGWVRRRLRSPWGWLVFILPLYIYEALMEPFFNVTHALIGDWFALANFGTLFFYGFILTAAGKDFWDFAIRYRGRNLLIGILSFAALLVLWQFPDTALRHFTEAGLKVLNLWTWIFILFGYAAVYLNRPSNLLRYCNRAVYPFYILHQTLTVGIAYFLMDTNLGLPAEFAILSLGTFGGSLLIYHFLIRPLRVLHPLFGLKARKPGKKPAGRLVSE, encoded by the coding sequence ATGAATGCAACGAGACGATACGACCTGGACTGGCTGCGGGTAGGGGTATTTGCCCTCCTGATTTTCTACCATGTGGGCATGTTTTTCGTACCCTGGGGCTGGCACCTAAAAAATGACGTGATCTACCCGGAGCTCCGGTGGCCCATGCTTTTTGTCAACCAGTGGCGGTTGCCGATCCTCTTTGTGATTTCGGGGATGGGGACCTACTTCGCCTATTCCTACCGAACCCCGGGCCGCTATGCCCTCGAACGGTTGGGGCGGCTGGGCATCCCGTTGGTTTTCGGCATGCTGGTTATCGTGCCCCCGCAGGTGTATACCGAACGCCTTGCCGCCGGCGCTTTCCAGGGCTCCTACTGGGAATTCCTGGCGGGCCCCGCCTTCAGCGGGGTCTACCCGGAGGGAAACATCAGCTGGCACCACCTCTGGTTCCTCCCTTACCTCCTGTTGTTTTCACTGGTCCTCGCCCGGCCATTCCGCAGGTTACGGGACCGGCCGGGCCGGTTGGTCGGCTGGGTCCGCCGCCGGCTCCGCTCGCCCTGGGGCTGGCTGGTATTCATCCTGCCGCTCTACATCTATGAAGCCCTGATGGAGCCATTCTTCAACGTGACCCATGCGCTTATCGGGGATTGGTTTGCCCTGGCGAACTTCGGGACGCTGTTCTTCTATGGGTTTATACTGACAGCCGCCGGAAAAGACTTTTGGGATTTTGCCATTCGCTACCGCGGCCGCAACCTGCTGATAGGCATTTTGAGCTTTGCCGCCCTGCTGGTACTCTGGCAATTCCCGGATACCGCGCTGCGCCACTTCACCGAAGCGGGGCTCAAGGTGCTGAACCTTTGGACCTGGATATTTATCCTCTTCGGCTATGCTGCCGTTTACCTGAACCGCCCAAGTAATCTGCTGCGTTATTGCAACCGGGCCGTGTACCCGTTTTACATCCTGCACCAGACCCTAACGGTGGGCATCGCCTATTTCCTGATGGACACGAACCTGGGGTTGCCGGCAGAGTTCGCGATTCTCAGCCTCGGAACTTTTGGGGGAAGCCTGCTGATTTATCACTTCCTGATCCGGCCGTTACGCGTACTCCATCCATTGTTCGGACTCAAAGCAAGGAAGCCCGGCAAGAAGCCCGCAGGACGATTGGTTTCAGAATAA
- a CDS encoding helix-turn-helix domain-containing protein has translation MELTIKRAEKHLRALNEHLLGSISQNKGLFKLDIGQQVGSGSVTCICFNKCMTAYEYDITLKEDMHIPLNAPDMDILYFAYCLEGSSSVRLQESGNFVRLDNLQTAVVYNNQETEGVLKVEKGQRFVFNLIGIDKKRYESHFKDNFHGLEGKLRHLLEQFGNGKKFLHMGAYNLKIGEQIKMLQEQQFDNEIASFLRFEGICNLILANQISQFYLDVNQRSNTTSLTSQELQLIHQVSEFIVNYPEVQHAIKSLCKKSGLSPNKLQEGFKFMHGRTVSDYVRNVRVEKAEELLRTTDMNISEVVYSVGLTSRSYFCKIFKNKYNCSPKQYKSKRLNKVNLSEVSA, from the coding sequence ATGGAATTAACTATCAAAAGGGCTGAAAAACACCTGCGGGCGCTCAACGAGCACCTGCTGGGATCAATCAGCCAAAATAAAGGGCTTTTCAAGCTCGATATCGGCCAGCAGGTCGGCAGCGGGTCGGTGACCTGCATTTGCTTCAACAAGTGCATGACCGCCTATGAATACGACATCACGCTGAAAGAAGACATGCATATCCCCCTGAATGCCCCGGACATGGATATCCTCTATTTTGCATATTGCCTGGAAGGCAGCAGTTCCGTCCGGCTTCAGGAGTCCGGCAATTTTGTAAGGCTCGACAATTTACAGACTGCCGTGGTCTACAACAACCAGGAAACCGAAGGGGTCCTGAAGGTAGAGAAAGGGCAGCGTTTTGTTTTTAACCTCATCGGCATCGACAAAAAGCGGTACGAATCGCATTTCAAAGACAATTTCCACGGCCTGGAAGGGAAACTCCGGCATTTGCTGGAACAATTCGGCAACGGGAAAAAGTTTTTGCATATGGGGGCCTACAACCTGAAGATCGGCGAACAGATTAAGATGTTGCAGGAACAGCAATTTGACAATGAAATTGCCTCCTTCCTTCGTTTTGAAGGGATCTGCAACCTGATCCTCGCCAACCAGATCTCCCAGTTCTACCTGGATGTAAACCAGCGTTCGAATACGACCTCCCTCACCTCGCAGGAGTTACAGCTCATTCATCAGGTGAGTGAATTTATCGTGAACTACCCCGAGGTACAACACGCCATCAAATCGCTATGCAAAAAATCCGGCCTCTCCCCGAATAAGCTGCAGGAGGGGTTTAAATTCATGCACGGGCGAACGGTTTCCGACTATGTGCGGAACGTCCGGGTGGAAAAAGCCGAGGAACTCCTGCGGACCACAGACATGAATATCTCGGAAGTGGTTTACTCCGTTGGCCTCACCAGCCGGAGTTATTTCTGCAAGATCTTTAAGAATAAATACAATTGCAGCCCCAAGCAATACAAGAGCAAAAGGCTGAACAAGGTGAATCTGTCCGAGGTGTCCGCCTGA
- a CDS encoding metallophosphoesterase produces the protein MSSRRRLDRAYKNARVVPFDDRSRLILFSDCHRGDNSFADEFANNRNIYYHALNHYYQQGFDYFELGDGDELWENLSFESIFEAHKNIYTLLRKFHLENRLYMIWGNHDMVYKDPEYVEAHLSSYFEPIDGRDKELFEGIRYEEGIVLRHEQTGQELFLCHGHQADWWNYTFWRWSRFLVRILWKPLQVWGIADPTSPARNYKELIRIEKRIKKWILSKDMLPVIVGHTHRPRFPEPGDIPLFNDGSCVHPRSITGLEIENGRISLIKWQIATTDDGVLRVVRVLLEGPQKLADYAKRSGR, from the coding sequence ATGTCCTCCCGCCGCCGCCTCGACCGCGCCTACAAAAATGCACGGGTTGTCCCGTTTGACGACCGCTCCCGGCTGATCCTGTTTAGTGACTGCCACCGGGGGGACAACAGCTTTGCCGATGAATTTGCCAACAACCGGAACATCTATTACCACGCCCTGAACCACTATTACCAGCAGGGGTTTGACTATTTTGAACTCGGGGACGGGGACGAGCTTTGGGAAAACCTCAGTTTTGAATCCATCTTCGAAGCCCATAAAAACATCTATACGCTCCTGCGCAAATTCCACCTGGAGAACCGGCTTTACATGATCTGGGGCAACCACGACATGGTGTATAAGGATCCCGAATATGTGGAGGCCCACCTCAGCAGTTATTTTGAACCGATCGACGGCAGGGACAAGGAACTGTTCGAAGGCATCCGGTACGAGGAAGGCATTGTATTGCGCCACGAGCAGACGGGTCAGGAACTGTTCCTGTGCCACGGGCACCAGGCAGACTGGTGGAACTACACCTTCTGGCGGTGGAGCCGGTTTCTGGTTCGCATTCTCTGGAAGCCGCTTCAGGTTTGGGGGATTGCAGACCCCACTTCCCCGGCCCGCAATTACAAAGAGCTGATCCGGATAGAGAAGCGGATCAAGAAATGGATCCTCAGCAAGGACATGCTTCCCGTGATCGTGGGGCATACCCACCGGCCGAGATTCCCGGAACCCGGCGACATCCCCCTGTTCAACGACGGGAGCTGCGTACACCCCAGGAGTATCACCGGGCTTGAAATCGAAAATGGCAGGATCTCGCTGATCAAATGGCAGATTGCCACCACCGACGACGGCGTACTCCGCGTGGTCCGCGTCCTATTGGAGGGCCCCCAGAAACTGGCAGACTACGCCAAAAGATCGGGGAGATGA
- a CDS encoding helix-turn-helix domain-containing protein, with the protein MTELQALIDSIPIRHNPISYLMFSGVFLGFLLSGVVLLRAPRDNRALLFFGLMIGCLSITNLDTFLCYTGWMKFTLAWNDSTEPLTLLFAPLLYLCIRHLVVRKPLPAWVVALHLAPALLYALSQIGYYSEPLAVKFNAYKGAYFSEIPFAEVPEGTTYGYQWVKDMQRWLLLLGFAVYGLLSFRLWQRASKSFGHPATGVRISKYRFGRYALVTFLLSLGLMLVVYISYDDDGGDHYLSLFTLAVTLSTCIAFISESRFFQRTWLLDKYESSATTPPEITLEALREVAGEERFFESPKASLKALAAHLGVHPNRVSRLINQETDGNFNDFVNAYRIDLAKRRLVSPEFRHLTIEAIGRSVGFRSKSSFYEAFRKQVGCSPTQFMKSTGKP; encoded by the coding sequence ATGACCGAGCTGCAGGCACTGATCGACTCCATCCCTATTCGCCACAACCCCATCTCCTACCTGATGTTCAGCGGGGTATTCCTGGGGTTCCTCCTATCTGGAGTCGTCCTGCTGCGGGCCCCCCGGGACAACAGGGCGCTCCTTTTTTTTGGGCTGATGATCGGCTGCCTCTCCATCACGAACCTGGACACCTTCCTCTGCTACACCGGCTGGATGAAATTCACCCTGGCCTGGAACGATTCCACGGAACCCCTAACCCTGCTGTTCGCCCCGTTGCTCTACCTGTGCATCCGCCACCTGGTAGTCCGCAAACCGCTGCCGGCATGGGTGGTGGCACTCCACCTGGCGCCGGCCCTGCTCTACGCCCTTTCCCAAATCGGGTATTATTCGGAGCCCCTGGCCGTTAAATTCAACGCTTACAAAGGGGCCTATTTTTCGGAAATCCCCTTTGCGGAGGTACCCGAAGGCACCACCTATGGGTACCAGTGGGTCAAGGACATGCAGCGGTGGCTCCTCCTGCTGGGCTTTGCCGTATACGGCCTGTTGTCCTTCCGGCTCTGGCAACGAGCCAGCAAATCGTTTGGCCACCCGGCCACCGGGGTCCGGATATCCAAATATCGGTTCGGGAGGTACGCCCTGGTAACCTTCCTGCTCAGCCTGGGCCTCATGCTGGTGGTCTACATCAGCTACGACGATGACGGAGGCGATCACTACCTTTCGCTTTTCACCCTTGCCGTAACCCTGTCCACCTGCATTGCCTTTATTTCGGAAAGCCGGTTTTTCCAACGCACCTGGCTCCTGGACAAATACGAATCCTCTGCAACCACGCCGCCTGAAATTACCCTGGAAGCCCTCAGGGAGGTGGCCGGTGAGGAGCGTTTCTTCGAGTCCCCGAAGGCATCGCTCAAGGCGCTTGCCGCCCACCTGGGGGTCCACCCCAACCGGGTGTCCCGACTGATCAACCAGGAGACGGACGGAAATTTCAACGACTTTGTAAATGCCTATCGGATTGACCTGGCAAAACGCCGGCTGGTTTCCCCTGAATTCCGCCACCTGACAATCGAGGCCATCGGCCGGAGCGTCGGGTTCCGCTCCAAATCCTCCTTCTACGAGGCGTTCCGCAAACAGGTGGGGTGCTCGCCCACCCAATTCATGAAATCTACAGGGAAGCCCTGA
- a CDS encoding Pycsar system effector family protein, whose translation MTKLAESTGKYVTKLLTEELDERYLYHNLRHTQRVVQSTKELLEHHELDPGRAEEVILAAWLHDTGYTAGSQDHETKSCEIAREFLGGKDLEEDRIERVCELIEATRRFYTPKNLAEKILRDADSSHLSQKSYRETAELLREELSLLGLAEYTPEEWRETNIKMFRAEHQYYTQYALENWQEGKDDNIRRLVKDKKKRRKMAKKEKLKAYYKNESPERGIQTMYRVSMRNHLKLSDIADTKANILLSVNAIIISLVIANLIPKLDNPTNDYLIYPTVIFIVFSIISMILSILATRPNVTSGQFTKEDVAEKKVNLLFFGNFHKMKLPDYEWAMQELIKDKYYVYNTLTKDLYFLGVVLQRKYKLLRWTYTIFMVGMILSVIAFFVALKFYGPERIIELPQ comes from the coding sequence ATGACAAAGCTGGCGGAAAGCACGGGCAAGTATGTGACCAAATTGCTCACCGAAGAGCTGGATGAGCGGTATTTATACCATAACCTGAGGCATACGCAGCGCGTGGTACAAAGTACAAAAGAATTGCTTGAACACCATGAGCTGGACCCGGGGCGGGCCGAGGAAGTCATCCTGGCTGCCTGGCTGCACGATACGGGATACACCGCTGGCAGTCAGGACCATGAGACAAAAAGTTGCGAAATTGCCCGGGAATTCCTGGGCGGGAAGGACCTGGAAGAGGATCGAATTGAGCGGGTATGCGAACTGATCGAGGCCACCCGGCGGTTCTACACCCCGAAAAATCTGGCGGAAAAAATCCTCCGGGATGCGGATTCCTCCCACCTGAGCCAGAAAAGCTACCGGGAGACCGCCGAGTTGTTGCGGGAGGAGCTTTCCCTGTTGGGCCTGGCCGAATACACCCCCGAGGAATGGCGGGAGACGAACATCAAGATGTTCCGCGCCGAACACCAGTACTACACGCAGTACGCCCTGGAGAACTGGCAGGAAGGCAAAGACGACAATATCCGCCGGCTGGTCAAAGACAAGAAAAAGCGGCGGAAGATGGCCAAGAAGGAAAAACTCAAGGCCTACTACAAAAACGAAAGCCCGGAACGCGGCATTCAGACCATGTACCGCGTATCCATGCGAAACCACCTGAAGCTAAGCGATATAGCAGACACCAAGGCGAATATCCTGCTGTCCGTGAACGCGATCATCATCTCCCTGGTAATCGCCAACCTCATCCCCAAACTGGACAACCCGACAAACGACTACCTGATCTACCCGACGGTGATCTTTATCGTATTCAGTATCATATCCATGATCCTGTCCATCCTGGCTACCCGGCCGAATGTTACCAGCGGCCAGTTCACCAAGGAGGATGTGGCCGAGAAAAAAGTCAACCTTTTGTTTTTCGGCAACTTCCACAAAATGAAGCTGCCGGATTACGAATGGGCCATGCAGGAGCTGATCAAAGACAAATATTACGTGTACAACACGCTCACCAAGGACCTGTATTTCCTCGGGGTGGTCTTGCAGCGCAAATACAAGTTGCTGCGATGGACCTACACGATATTTATGGTGGGGATGATCCTTTCGGTGATCGCCTTCTTTGTCGCCCTGAAATTCTACGGGCCGGAACGGATTATTGAATTGCCCCAATAG
- a CDS encoding GAF domain-containing protein yields MNQDFPAKFLISFDKYLRFYDRLAEEGTPYQQEKARRILKAQAPYPELREGFTEVEKLETHREILDVILQDAFSEVLSHNEIKALSLPYVDVLSHPSKRLQKILEAAGKDFSPILMSRTEGQDYIMTCTVILNNFYGYKLDFSRPYFFEFPDANGVKRHYRILYNADFMEILPNGEAPEISQDDVDEMLSRPEDLEYWKSIIPPESFIIKGFVIANMFDVTSEYSISAIKSELIASDKRGSDKFMGELQDTFRSFFRLNDLKVGFITYNRKDGQFEKVYGKGMDSFILGDAAASKCNKCLCEKSYDRLLRQKSYYVIPDVEKYQKLSKGQGFYNNLYEQGIRSAIFAPIADQDEILGLLEVVSSEPNALNGVNATKLDDVMPFIVSAVVRSKIEEENLIDAIIQHECTTVHESVLWRFQEEAKKFIIDQLEGNDPAFKEIAFQDVHPLYGQIDIRDSSRARNSAIQRDLMIQLSRIRSVLELAFEKTELPIYEELIYRVNNHMEDIKEVLHTNSEQAIFNFVQDEILPVFEHLKGVDKQLGAEILSYEAGIDMGTQSYYDHRRNYDETVMRINKSLASVLDRRQEDAQKMFPHYFERYKTDGVEHNMYIGDSIAAERDFDPLYLSNLRLWQLQVMCEMENAYYDFKAELPVQLDVASLILVYNTSLSIRFRMDEKRFDVDGTYNARYEVIKKRIDKSKIKGSDERLTRSGKLVIVYSQKKDELEYLRYIRFLKSKGYFTDDIEIVELEGLQGVSGLKAIRAGILYRKLSGNEEGSKEFYNYDDLMEELQT; encoded by the coding sequence ATGAACCAGGACTTCCCGGCTAAATTCCTGATCAGCTTTGACAAGTACCTCCGTTTTTACGACCGGTTGGCGGAGGAAGGTACGCCCTACCAGCAGGAAAAGGCCCGGCGGATCCTGAAAGCCCAGGCCCCCTACCCGGAACTCCGGGAGGGGTTTACGGAGGTCGAAAAACTGGAAACGCACCGGGAAATCCTCGATGTAATCCTGCAGGACGCCTTTTCGGAAGTCCTCAGCCACAATGAGATCAAAGCGCTCTCCCTGCCTTACGTGGATGTGCTTTCCCACCCTTCCAAACGGTTGCAAAAGATTCTCGAGGCGGCGGGGAAAGACTTCAGTCCCATCCTGATGAGCCGCACCGAAGGGCAGGATTATATCATGACCTGCACGGTCATCCTCAACAACTTTTACGGCTATAAACTCGATTTCAGCCGGCCTTATTTCTTTGAATTCCCGGATGCCAACGGGGTAAAGCGGCATTACCGGATCCTGTACAACGCGGATTTTATGGAAATCCTTCCCAACGGGGAGGCGCCTGAAATCTCCCAGGACGATGTGGACGAAATGCTGTCGCGTCCCGAAGACCTGGAATACTGGAAATCGATTATCCCGCCTGAGAGCTTTATCATCAAGGGGTTTGTCATCGCAAACATGTTCGACGTTACCTCGGAGTATTCCATTTCCGCGATAAAATCCGAGTTGATCGCCAGCGATAAACGGGGCAGTGATAAATTTATGGGCGAATTGCAGGATACGTTCCGATCCTTTTTCCGGCTGAACGACCTGAAGGTGGGCTTCATCACCTATAACCGCAAGGACGGGCAGTTCGAAAAAGTTTACGGCAAGGGCATGGACAGCTTTATCCTGGGCGATGCCGCAGCCAGTAAATGCAATAAATGCCTCTGCGAAAAATCCTATGACAGGTTGCTCCGGCAAAAGTCGTATTACGTCATCCCGGACGTCGAAAAATACCAGAAGCTCTCCAAGGGGCAGGGATTCTACAATAACCTGTACGAACAAGGCATCCGCAGCGCGATATTTGCCCCCATTGCCGACCAGGACGAGATACTCGGCCTGCTGGAGGTAGTCTCCAGCGAGCCGAATGCGCTCAACGGGGTGAATGCCACCAAGCTGGACGACGTAATGCCTTTTATCGTTTCGGCCGTGGTCCGCTCCAAGATCGAGGAGGAGAACCTGATCGATGCAATCATTCAGCACGAGTGTACCACCGTCCATGAATCCGTGCTGTGGCGCTTCCAGGAAGAGGCCAAGAAATTCATCATCGACCAGCTGGAAGGCAACGACCCGGCTTTTAAGGAGATCGCCTTCCAGGACGTACACCCGTTGTACGGGCAGATCGATATCCGCGATTCCTCCCGTGCCCGGAATTCGGCCATACAACGCGACCTGATGATCCAGCTTTCCCGGATCCGGTCCGTTCTGGAATTAGCCTTTGAGAAGACCGAGTTACCCATTTACGAGGAGCTGATCTACCGGGTCAACAACCATATGGAGGATATCAAGGAGGTACTCCACACCAATAGCGAGCAGGCGATATTCAATTTTGTACAGGACGAGATCCTGCCCGTCTTTGAGCACCTCAAGGGGGTGGACAAGCAGCTGGGCGCCGAAATCCTCTCCTACGAAGCGGGGATCGATATGGGGACCCAGTCCTATTACGACCACCGCAGGAATTACGACGAGACCGTGATGCGGATCAATAAATCCCTGGCCTCGGTACTCGACCGGAGACAGGAAGATGCCCAGAAGATGTTCCCGCATTATTTTGAACGCTACAAGACCGACGGGGTGGAGCACAACATGTATATCGGGGACTCCATCGCCGCCGAACGCGATTTTGACCCGCTCTACCTGAGTAACCTCCGACTGTGGCAGCTGCAGGTGATGTGCGAGATGGAGAACGCCTACTACGACTTCAAGGCCGAGTTGCCGGTACAACTCGACGTGGCTTCCCTGATCCTGGTTTACAACACCTCCCTGAGCATCCGTTTCCGGATGGACGAGAAGCGCTTCGATGTGGACGGGACCTACAACGCCCGCTACGAGGTCATCAAAAAGCGCATCGACAAGTCCAAGATCAAGGGGTCCGACGAACGCCTGACCCGCTCCGGGAAACTGGTGATTGTCTATTCACAGAAAAAAGACGAACTGGAGTACCTGAGGTATATCCGGTTCTTGAAATCCAAGGGGTATTTTACCGATGATATCGAAATTGTGGAACTCGAGGGCTTGCAGGGGGTTTCCGGCCTCAAGGCCATCCGCGCCGGCATCCTCTACCGCAAACTGTCGGGTAATGAGGAAGGCTCCAAGGAATTCTACAACTACGACGACCTGATGGAAGAGCTTCAGACCTGA
- a CDS encoding SOS response-associated peptidase produces MTRRGKIEEEFGTPFKFPGIYEPRQVINGLNEETIPLITQDNTEYIQHGIWGILPDGFREDWQLFQNSLNTLNLGLETVNRQDWLRQSLLRRRCLILVNGFFTMYHYEGELYPYYVYYRDKRPFALAGIYSVLDDGFLTASVLVGPSNQMLRQIQNLDAGMPLVLEPGDREHWLEDMDEEKVHDLTEHATKSDLVAHPIARELYNRNICYDSMLEPVFYKNIPIPLF; encoded by the coding sequence ATGACGAGACGAGGGAAGATTGAAGAGGAATTCGGTACGCCATTCAAGTTTCCCGGAATTTACGAACCCCGGCAGGTCATCAACGGTCTCAATGAGGAGACGATTCCGTTGATTACCCAGGACAATACGGAATATATCCAGCACGGTATCTGGGGAATATTACCCGACGGATTCCGGGAAGACTGGCAACTTTTCCAGAACAGCCTGAACACCCTGAACCTGGGTCTGGAAACCGTTAACCGGCAGGACTGGCTTCGGCAAAGTCTCCTCAGGCGCCGTTGCCTGATCCTGGTGAATGGGTTTTTCACAATGTACCATTACGAGGGGGAACTCTATCCGTATTACGTCTACTACCGGGACAAAAGGCCGTTTGCCCTGGCAGGCATCTACAGCGTGCTGGACGACGGTTTTCTGACAGCCTCCGTCCTGGTAGGCCCTTCCAACCAGATGCTCCGGCAAATCCAGAATCTCGATGCGGGCATGCCGCTGGTCCTGGAGCCCGGGGATCGGGAACACTGGCTGGAGGATATGGATGAGGAAAAGGTGCATGACCTGACGGAACACGCCACAAAATCGGATCTGGTAGCACACCCGATTGCCCGGGAACTTTACAACCGGAACATTTGCTACGACAGCATGCTCGAGCCCGTTTTCTACAAAAATATTCCTATCCCCTTATTCTGA